A single Fusarium oxysporum Fo47 chromosome IV, complete sequence DNA region contains:
- a CDS encoding cytochrome P450 codes for MALSSFDLSYVLYVGVAFVVARIFYDLLFSPLRRIPGPLAAKYTDFYRAFLATKGNVDGHMRAWHQKWGSAVRVGPNTISISDPDLIRVIYTTRNPWRKTNMYRPNDVVVNGQRMQNIFNTADEDFHTKYTKPIRGFWTLPKMLEAEPIMDETLCELITHLDNRFASTGYVCKMDEWVAYYAWDAAANISFGRNYGFMDQAADVENIIAESTAGLKYFTPISQIPWLDEWLDKNPIWRIGPRPLVNGVLYTVKILTEYQQQVASGAAKRKPVDLFIDKYNSLKETVDYVDDQQILNWLMLNVLAGGDSTAGAMRAPAYHLLKNPSVCEKMVAELRSANLTLPVPQWKEISQLPYFDAVMRESMRISPAVGLILEREVPKEGLELSDGRFIPAGTKVGINPCVITRDVGVFGEDVDTFRPERWLRSKGESEQGHAQRIRRMHECTEMMFGHGSRVCMGKHMSKLEMYKMFATLYVNFDVRITDPNHRWKYDNSWFMYHKDIPCTISRRQKS; via the exons ATGGCCCTTTCTTCCTTTGACCTGAGCTACGTGCTGTACGTTGGCGTTGCTTTTGTCGTCGCTCGTATCTTTTACGACCTCTTATTCTCGCCTCTCAGACGCATTCCTGGCCCTCTTGCTGCAAAGTATACGGACTTTTATCGGGCGTTTCTTGCCACCAAGGGAAATGTTGATGGGCATATGCGAGCATGGCATCAGAAATGGGGCTCTGCTGTGCGGGTTGGTCCAAATACGATCAGTATCAGTGACCCAGATCTGATTCGTGTCATTTACACGACGAGAAACCCTTGGCGAAAA ACTAATATGTATCGCCCCAATGATGTTGTCGTCAATGGCCAGCGCATGCAGAACATTTTCAACACTGCAGATGAAGACTTTCACACCAAATACACCAAACCCATCCGGGGATTCTGGACCCTCCCCAAGATGCTGGAGGCTGAGCCCATCATGGACGAGACTCTCTGTGAGCTGATTACTCACCTGGACAATCGCTTTGCCAGCACTGGTTATGTCTGCAAGATGGATGAATGGGTCGCTTATTACGCCTGGGACGCAGCTGCCAATATTAGCTTTGGCCGCAACTATGGCTTCATGGATCAAGCTGCTGATGTCGAGAACATCATTGCCGAGAGCACGGCTGGGCTCAAGTATTTCACACCCATCAGTCAGATCCCGTGGCTTGACGAGTGGTTGGATAAGAATCCTATCTGGCGCATTGGCCCTCGCCCTCTTGTCAATGGTGTATTGTACACCGTCAAGATTCTCACAGAGTATCAACAGCAGGTGGCTTCTGGCGCCGCCAAGCGTAAACCAGTGGACCTCTTCATCGACAAGTACAACAGCTTGAAAGAGACTGTTGACTATGTTGATGACCAGCAGATCCTGAACTGGCTTATGCTCAATGTCTTGGCTGGCGGCGACTCAACAGCTGGTGCTATGCGTGCTCCTGCTTACCATCTCCTGAAGAATCCTTCTGTCTGCGAGAAAATGGTCGCCGAGCTCCGTTCTGCCAACTTGACTCTGCCCGTTCCCCAATGGAAGGAGATCAGTCAATTACCCTATTTCGATGCAGTTATGCGTGAGTCTATGCGAATCTCGCCAGCTGTCGGTCTCATCCTTGAGCGCGAAGTCCCAAAGGAAGGCCTCGAACTTTCAGACGGTCGCTTCATTCCCGCTGGAACAAAAGTCGGCATCAATCCTTGCGTAATCACTCGCGATGTTGGTGTCTttggtgaagatgtcgatACCTTCCGACCTGAGCGATGGCTTCGCAGCAAAGGTGAATCTGAACAGGGACATGCTCAACGCATACGACGAATGCACGAGTGTACTGAGATGATGTTTGGACACGGCTCACGAGTTTGCATGGGTAAACACATGTCCAAGTTGGAGATGTATAAGATGTTTGCTACGCTTTATGTGAACTTTGAC GTTCGTATTACTGATCCGAACCATAGATGGAAGTATGATAACTCCTGGTTCATGTATCACAAAGACATCCCGTGTACTATTAGTCGTAGACAGAAGTCGTAA